CGACGTCAATCGCGCCAGCCCCGATCGAAGAAACGGTCCCTAACACGCCCAACGTCGCACCAACCACGACGGTCCAAATGGTTGTACGCCATGGTGACAATTTGGCCGTCCGTGGCCGTGCCGGGCGCACGACCCACTCGAATGCCCTGGCGATTGCCGTGGCGAAAGCGCGCCGCACAGGACAAGCGTAATGGCGCTTTGGGCACCCGCACTGTTCAGATCAAAATCCGACAGGACAAGTACGGTCGTCGCCGTTGCGGGAACGCTACCCGTTGCCAGCCTACCGACAACACGCCAGTCTATTGAGCGGGAGAGACCATGGACGAAGCTTCCAGTGGTTTTTGTCGCCGCAGCATAGAAAAGGTCGGTACCGACGGCCGTGGGCGCATGCACTCCGAACAATAAGATCAACAGTGGCGTCATCAAAGAGCCGCCGACCACGCCAGTCATGCCGACAAGCATGCCGACCACAAAACCCGATAGCGAAAACAGCGGATCGATCATCCCCGACCCCACGCAATACCCACGGCACGTCAATTCAAGCACAGTTGGCTTCCCAGCGCACCAGCGGCGCGGCGTCGGTGCGCCGAAGACGGTGAAGCGCGCGCCGGTAAGGATCTGCTGTCAGCTCCGGAGAAGGCTATTCGGTTGGTGGTGAACCAGTTATTGGCGAAGGCCAGGGCGCCGGCGAGATACCACGGACCTTGCCGTGTTATGCCGTGGATACCGGCGAGAAATGCGTCGCTGCGGCCGGTGCCGAGGGCATTTGCGAGGTTCCAGTTGGTACCACCCCCGGCAAGCGAAAAGCCGAGCATCGTGTCAGGCGAGGAGTGATAGTCCATGCCGCCGGCGTAGCCGTAGGTGCTGGTCGCGACGTTGTTTGAGCCGATGACCGGATCGCCATTCGCCGTGGCGCTGCCGCCGAAGCCCGAAGCCCACGCGGTCCAGCGCCGATCAAAGCTCGTCGCCGGCGGCGCCTTGAGCAAGCCCGCATAGGCCCAGCGCAACATCGGGGGGCAGGCCGGCTCGCTGGTCCGGGGCAAAGCCGAGAGCGCCGCCATCCCTCCCGCCGCTACCGACGTAGCCTGAAGGATCGAGCATCAGCGTCAAGAACTCGTTCATCAGTTCGAAGGTGCCGCGCTCCGCGCCTGTCGCGCTTTCGCCATCGAGTGCAGTCAGAGCATTTGCGAGATTCGCGCCGGTGAGATTGAAAATATTTGCGAAGCCAAGCGACAGCGTCCCACCCGAATTAAAGACATGTTGAGTGCGCCGGCGATGCCTTGCTGGTTGGCGTTGAGGTTGGTGCCGCTTCCCAGCGAGGCGCTCAAATCGAGCAACACATCCGTCGGCGTATAACTCAGGCTGACACCAAAGTTCGGCGGATTGACCGTCACCAAGTTACTGAACGTGGTGCCGTTCAGTCCGCCAGAGTGCAAAATGTCGTATGGTTTTCCACTCAGATAGCCTCCAGATTCGAAATTGGCTTGGACCGTGCCCGCAAGGCTGGCGGTGCCAGCGATGTTCGCCATCGTGGCCTGAGATGGATTGAGGGACACCACATAGAGCGCGCCGGACTGCAGCGACAGATTTCCGGCTATGGCCAATGACGTACCGGGTACCCCGGGCAAACCCGGAATTAAGGCGGCGCTCGAAGCAACGCTGACCGGTGCATTAATGCTGCCGGAACCACTCAAAACGCCGCCACCGCTCACGGCGACGCTTGACGTGCCGGTCAGTGCCCCGCTGACTTCCAGCATGCCGTCCTGAACGCTGGTCGAACCCGTATAGCTGTTGGTGCCCGAGAGCGTGAGCGTGCCTGAACCGATCTTTACGAGCGATCCTCCGGAAGCCCCGCCGCTGAGGCAGTTGCTGGCGTTTCCGCAGTCGCTGATGGCGCCGCCGACTAACGTATCGAGATTGTTACTGCCCACGATCAGCCGGTTAGCCCCAAGATAGAAATTACCCGCCCCCTCGATCGATCCAGCAGACAGCACGCCTGAATTCAGGGCGGATATATCTAAGACCGCTTCGCTATTCGCAACAAAGCGAGCGCTGCCGCCTGTAGACAAGCCTTCAAACACGATCGAGGAGCCAGTGTTCGCAACAATCGTGGCATTGTCTGCTGTTGACGATTGCGCAAAGCTCGCAGACGCACCGTTGCTGAGCGTAATGTTCGCGGTACCGGCACTGGCTGTCTGAGTGAATCCGACGCCAATGTAACTTGCGGTTATCTTGGCATTCCCTGCTGTGCTGTTAGAGATAAATTCGATTTCCGACGAGGACGCGTTGATTGTTGCATTTGCTGCAGTGCTTGACCCGGTGAAATCTATTATCCGGGCATCGGAGGCTGCAATCGCGGCATTCCCTGCTGAGCTATTGCCGCTGAAAACCAATCCGCTGTTGAAGGGAAGGTTCACAGTTGCGTTGCCGGCCGTGCTCATGCCGGTGAAGGACAGTTGCCCCGAGCCGCCGA
The DNA window shown above is from Pirellulales bacterium and carries:
- a CDS encoding autotransporter outer membrane beta-barrel domain-containing protein: MLRWAYAGLLKAPPATSFDRRWTAWASGFGGSATANGDPVIGSNNVATSTYGYAGGMDYHSSPDTMLGFSLAGGGTNWNLANALGTGRSDAFLAGIHGITRQGPWYLAGALAFANNWFTTNRIAFSGADSRSLPARASPSSAHRRRAAGALGSQLCLN
- a CDS encoding autotransporter-associated beta strand repeat-containing protein, yielding MRRPACLADTLFGCLPLRRRARRGLSLKGLPALLPRTWLNAARSRNSAVCFAVVAAAVLHGAAAFAQDAAWLANPTSGDWNTGANWSTGSVPSNTASFASSSLTTVTFSQPTTSINAMSLSGGTTYNFDINNEVFLDINGSGLVGNSSNASFVVNNAGTGGPAGIVFNNSATAGNASLATACTAPPGGACSNSNNTITFNNTSTAGNAAITIGGSGQLSFTGMSTAGNATVNLPFNSGLVFSGNSSAGNAAIAASDARIIDFTGSSTAANATINASSSEIEFISNSTAGNAKITASYIGVGFTQTASAGTANITLSNGASASFAQSSTADNATIVANTGSSIVFEGLSTGGSARFVANSEAVLDISALNSGVLSAGSIEGAGNFYLGANRLIVGSNNLDTLVGGAISDCGNASNCLSGGASGGSLVKIGSGTLTLSGTNSYTGSTSVQDGMLEVSGALTGTSSVAVSGGGVLSGSGSINAPVSVASSAALIPGLPGVPGTSLAIAGNLSLQSGALYVVSLNPSQATMANIAGTASLAGTVQANFESGGYLSGKPYDILHSGGLNGTTFSNLVTVNPPNFGVSLSYTPTDVLLDLSASLGSGTNLNANQQGIAGALNMSLIRVGRCRLASQIFSISPARISQML